The window TACCCAGGCGTAGCAGGCGGCGGTACCCGAGATCCGCCAGGTGCAGGGGGATCTCCCGGAAGTTTGCCAGGGGTATGACCGTGTCCCACACTGTTTCTCTCCGGGCCCGAGCTTCGTCTTGGTATACCAGCAGACAGGGTTCGCCCGCCTGGGGGACGAAGAGATGGGCCTCCTGGGCCGTGCCGGTGAGGTAGAAGAGGTCTGCGGCCTGGAAGAGGAGGGCGCCGTCGAGGCCCCTGTCGCAGAGCCTCTCCTGGAATAGGGTCAGCCTCCGGCCGAATTCTTCGCGAAGCATCTTCGGGATTTCCATGGACCTTGCAGCAACTCCTTTGGGTGCATAATCTGGGTCGTAGAGGATAAAAGCTATAACTAGTATCCGCCTGAGGAAACTAACATAAGAAATGAAGGAGGGAACCCCAGTGGAGATCACACCCTGGCGGCCTTGGCGTCAGAGGTCACCCTGGCCTTTGCGGGAACTGGTGGCCTGGCCGGAGGAGGTAATGCGCAATTGGTTTGGTGGCTGGGCGGGTAATCTATGGGAAACCGGGCCTCGCCTGGACCTTTACCAGACCGACAAAGAAGTGGTAGTGACGGCGGAGCTGCCCGGCCTCGTATCCAAGGATGATGTAGAGATAACCGCTACCGAAAACAGCCTCTCCATCCGGGGCGAGGTACGCCGGACCCAAGAGGCAGCCGAACAGGACTACCACCGCTCAGAGCGTTTTTACGGCACCTTTGCACGTACTATCAGCCTGCCAGCCGAGGTGGATCCGGAAAGGGCGACTGCCTCCTACAGGAACGGAATCCTGGAGATCCGCATCCCCAAGGCCGCCCAGCAGCGCCAAAGGCGCATCCCCATCGACCTCCATTAACAGTGGTCCCCAGCAAGAACCCTCTTGCTGGGGACCCCGCTGCAGCCATCTAGTGGTAAACCACATTCAGGTGCTCCGGCCGGGGCAGGGGATCCCTGATGGGCGTACCTTCCGGTAGATATTCCCTTTTTTCTCCTTCGATCAACAGCTGGACCTTATGGATAGAAGGAAATTGGGTCAGGGTCCAGAGCAGGGAATCGACGAAGAGGGTTTCCATGGTGGTCCCCCCGCCGTAACCCACTGCCTCCTTGCTCAGGTCTACCACCGCTACCCCGTCCTGTACGGCTAAATGGAGCAGCTTGGTTCCCGGCCAGACCGTGGGCAGCAGACCGCTGTCTTTGGGGGGACCGGCCAAAAGGGCCTCCACCGCCGCCCTGGGCAAATCTTTTTCGCCGTTGCCGGGGGCGGCTACGGTGACCGGAACCAGATGAAGGGCCTGCTCATCGCTGAAATACACCTGGACGGAACCCTCCTGCCCTTCCCCTTGGACAAGGCTGTTAATAGCGGGTGGGCGTTTGATGGTTCCCTCCAGTTTAATCCCCGCCAACTCGGGGATATTCTGGCCTTCCACCATAACTTTGACCCCTTCGATACCCTGTACTTCCGTCAGGGTGAGCACCAGGGAACGCAGGGCCAATTCTGCTTCCCGGGCGTCTTTGATCTTTAACAGATCGCTGGTGAAATCCACATAGGCGGTCTTCTCACCTGTCAGGGCGTAAACCTCCCGCAGCTTGACGCCTTCGGGCATGGTGGGGTTCAAGCCGTCTTCCGGGGGACCAGCCAGGAGCTTTTCTACGGCCGTCTTGGCGACTTCCCGGGTGGGATTAATGCTTATGGTCACCGGCACCAGGTAGCGCCCATCGGAAGTAGCATAATAGACCAATACCTGGGCCAGCTCCTTGTCGTACAAGAGAGGCCGTGTCTGCTGCACAGGGCCAGGTGCCGGAGCGGCCTCTGTTGTGGCCTTACGCCCGCAACCCGGGCTCCACAGTAGGGCTAGGGCCAAAAACAGCACAGAGGCCACACGCCAACCTCGCGCCTTTTTCCTCCCGGTCCCGACTGACATATCTTCTTTCCACTCCTTTCCGGCCCTGGATGATAGATATCTTTCGACAGATAACCTGCGAATCCTGCCAGAAAGGGCCTCTTGCTTTAAATTTGGCGGCCAAGCTTGTTAAAGCACTGCCGGATCGCGCCGGCCACCAGCAGCAACAGGACGACATAACCGAAGAAGGGATAGAGGTAGGCTACGAGGCGGGCAAAGCCCAGGCCCGAAGCGGGCAGGGCCAGGCCGACGATTATCAAGCCCGCCCACGGCGCGGGAAGGCGGCCCCCCTGAGCCAAGCGCTCGGCCAGGCCAAAGGCTGAAGTTACGGCGCTGGTGGCCATGGCTATCCAGAGGTTAAAGACATAGAAGCCTTCCCACGACGGGGCCCGGCGCCGCACCAGGCTCAAGACGGGTATGGGACCCGCCGCCTCGGCCGGTTCCAGCCCGCCGAGGGCCATGACCAGGACCAGGGCGGTGAAACCCAGGATGAGCCCGCCGCAAAAGGCCCCCCATTTTCCTCCTTCGTGGGCGGGCAGGGAAGTAAACAAAACAATGACGCCCACCATATTATAAGCTACGTAAAGGAACCCGTTGAGGACCCAGTTGGCCGCCAGGAGGGGCGAACGCCCCGGCAGAGGGGCGGGGAAGGACCACTGGAGGTTCCCGAGGCCGAGGAGGAATAAATAGGCGACCAGGACGGGCACCAGCGCCCCGTTGATGACCAGCACGCCGCGGCTGCGGCCCGCCACCGCTGCCAGGGTTAGGGCTGCCGCTACGGCGCTTCCTAGCCAGGCCTGAACGCCCATGTACTCCTGGACTACGGCTCCAGCACCGGCCAGCATGATCACCAGGGTGCCGAAGAGGAAAGCGATGAGGATGGCATCGGCCATGCCCCCTGCCCTGCCCAGGAGGGGGTCCACTAAGTCACGGTAGGATTGGGTACGCAGCCGGCAGGCGGAACTGCGCAAGAAAAAGCCTCCGAGGGCAAAGAGGGCCGTAGTGAGGAGGAGGGCAGGAATGGCACGGGGACCGAGTATCAGGAAAAACTGAGCCAGCTCCTGTCCGGAGGCAAATCCTGCGCCTATCACCGCTCCTATATAGGCGCAGGCGACGGCCGCCTCTGCCCACCACCGCAAGGGATCGCCCCCCACCTGTCTTAACGTTAAGCTCCGGCTCCGGGCCCCCCGTACAGGGAAGGGGACGGCCCCGGAAGAGGTAGGGCCGGCTCCCCCTGTAGGCGCCCCTGGGGCTTTCCTCCCGGCCCCGCCCTTCACTACATTGTACGCTGCCGGGTGCCAAAAGAGTATAAAAAAGCCTCGGCTGGCATATACTCTAGGCACGAGATTATGGCAGGAGGTAGGGTATGGTTACTTTCCCTTTTCTCTCCCGCAATTCGTCCTTAGAGCCGAGTCCCTTGGCCAAGGTAAAATATCACTACCAGGACCCTCTAATCGTGGAAAAGCTGAGTAGGGCCCTACAAGAATACCTTGCCCGGCTCAATCCTCCCCCTGCCCGTCCGTTAGTAGTGGTGGGCATCGGCACGGACCGCTCTACGGGTGACAGCCTCGGTCCCCTGGTAGGAAGCAAACTGGCGGCCTACCCGGACCTGCCGGTGACGGTTTACGGCACCCTGGAGGACCCGGTCCACGCCAGCAATCTGAAGGAAAAGCTGGACCTCATCACCACCACCTTTGGCGATCCCTTTATTATGGCCATCGACGCCTGTCTGGGCCATTCGGAGAATGTGGGCAGCATTACCCTGGCTCCGGGGGCCCTCAAACCCGGGGCGGGAGTCAACAAAAATTTGCCGGCCGTGGGCGATCTCCACTTCACCGGCATCGTAAACGTGGGCGGCTATATGGAATACTTCGTGCTGCAGAACACCCGCCTGAGCCTAGTCATGCGCATGGCCGACCAGATCGCCCTGGCCATCTACCGGGGGGTCCGCCACCATTTCGGCCTGGAAGGGGACCTGCCGGCCGCCCAGGGCTTTCAGTAGGGCGCGGTGAGGATGGCCACGACTTCGCCGTCCTCCACCTGGGGAAACTGGCGGTAAAACTGGCCCACGGCATAAAAGGGGTCGGGGGTGGCCAGGCACACCACCCGGGTGACCAGGGGCCGCAGGCGGTCGACAGTATCCGCCGGGGCCACGGGTACGGCCAGGATCAGCTCCCGGGGCTCCTCCCGTTTCAGAGAAACCAAAGCGGCTTCTACTGTAAGGCCGGTGGCCAGACCATCGTCGATGATCACCACTGTGCGGTCCTTGATCCGGGGTGGGGCCTTCTTCCCCCGGTATGCGCCGACCCGGCGCCTGATCTCCTGTAGTTCGTCCGCAATGGCCTCCCTCAGATCCTGCCTTTTCAGCCCCAGGGCCCTTAGAACCCCTTCATTATAGATCACCGTACCGTCCGGCGCCACGGCGGCCACCGCCAGTTCGGGATTCCCCGGCGCCCCCACTTTGCGGGGGATAATTACGTCCAGTTCGGCCCCCAGGGCCGCGGCTACTGGCCGGGCCACCACCACTCCGCCGCGGGGCACGGCCAGCACCAACACGTCCCTGGCGGCGTATTCCTTTAAGGATGCGGCCAGCTTCTCCCCGGCTTCCTGCCGGTCACCGAAGAGCATAAGTCCGTCCCCCCTGCTTTATCCCGTACCATTGCAGGGCTTTCCCGGGGCGGGGTACCCATAAGTGCTCCCCCTTTTCATGTTTTCCCCGAAAGTTCCTTTTATCCCTCACTCAGTTACTAATCCGAGGGCAATTTCCAGGGCCTTCTCCTCCTCGTCGCTCAAGCGGTACAGGGCCTTAGCCCGCTTGACCGGCTTGAGGAATATCCGGGTTTCGTCCCGGGCATACAAGCTGGTCAGGATGAAGCCGTCTCCCCCCTTGGAAAGAACCGCCAGGGCAAAGCTCAGTTCGCTTCCGGTGTCGGGGAAGGCGTTAAAGCGAACCATGCCAACGCGGCACAGGGTTCCCTCCAGGTACTGGATAATGTCGGCCACTTTCTCTTCCATACGCTCTACCGTGTCCTTTACCTCTTTTATATCCCGGAAACGCTCCAGGGCCGCCGCGAGTTCCTGGCCGTCGCCCGTTCCGGCCAGGCGCTTGAGGCGAGAGTCCAGCCGCCGTACTTCCGCCCGCAGGGAAAGGGTAAGCAGCAGCAGGACGGCGGCGAAAAGGAGGCTGACGAGGACGGCGTACGGAAAATAAGGTGTCAATAATGCCACAATGCGATCCAAGGTTTTTCACCACCTGCTCCTCGTTCAAAATTAAGGGCTATCATGGTACCCCGGGGAACACCCGCCGTCCAGTTTAAATTCCACACCCGCGGGCCATTTCCTTTTTTGACTTTATTCGTCCTGACCGGAACGCCGCTCTGTCCGGTTACCCATTCTTCCATGACAGTCATTGGCTCCCGTCAGGTAGACCCCTCTATAAGGTGGCAATTGGGCCATGAGGCAACCCCGTGTGCCGGGTGGAAGACTAAACTTGAGCCAAGTTGGCGGGGGAGGCGGCACCGGAGTAGCCAGGTGCCTGCAGCCGGCTCCCGGGGTACGGAGGCCCAAGGAACCGGCGCAGTCCTGAAATTAATGGCGGCAGGGCCGGGAGTTCCATCATGGCCGGCCGAAGGGCGGAAATAGCCCACCGGACTACCACATTGACATTCTTCCCCTCCCTGGGATATGATCAGAGGCAAAAAGGAGAGAGAAATATGCTTCCGGTAGAATTGGCCGCGAAGCTCGAGCGATTGAAGGAGAACATCTCGTCCCTGGGAAGTGTCCTGGTGGCCTTCTCCGGCGGAGTGGACAGTACCCTCCTGCTCCGAGTAGCCTTGGAGGCTGCACCTCGGGTCCTGGCGGTCACCGCCGTTTCCCCCACCTACCCGCGAGAGGAGTTAGAGCAGGCCCGGGTATTGGCCCGGGACCTGGGAGCCGAGCATTTGCTCGTTGAGACCCGGGAAATGGAGAACCCATCTTTTATTTCCAACCCCGCCGACCGGTGCTATCACTGTAA of the Thermanaeromonas sp. C210 genome contains:
- a CDS encoding phosphoribosyltransferase encodes the protein MLFGDRQEAGEKLAASLKEYAARDVLVLAVPRGGVVVARPVAAALGAELDVIIPRKVGAPGNPELAVAAVAPDGTVIYNEGVLRALGLKRQDLREAIADELQEIRRRVGAYRGKKAPPRIKDRTVVIIDDGLATGLTVEAALVSLKREEPRELILAVPVAPADTVDRLRPLVTRVVCLATPDPFYAVGQFYRQFPQVEDGEVVAILTAPY
- a CDS encoding GerMN domain-containing protein → MASVLFLALALLWSPGCGRKATTEAAPAPGPVQQTRPLLYDKELAQVLVYYATSDGRYLVPVTISINPTREVAKTAVEKLLAGPPEDGLNPTMPEGVKLREVYALTGEKTAYVDFTSDLLKIKDAREAELALRSLVLTLTEVQGIEGVKVMVEGQNIPELAGIKLEGTIKRPPAINSLVQGEGQEGSVQVYFSDEQALHLVPVTVAAPGNGEKDLPRAAVEALLAGPPKDSGLLPTVWPGTKLLHLAVQDGVAVVDLSKEAVGYGGGTTMETLFVDSLLWTLTQFPSIHKVQLLIEGEKREYLPEGTPIRDPLPRPEHLNVVYH
- a CDS encoding Hsp20/alpha crystallin family protein, with the translated sequence MEITPWRPWRQRSPWPLRELVAWPEEVMRNWFGGWAGNLWETGPRLDLYQTDKEVVVTAELPGLVSKDDVEITATENSLSIRGEVRRTQEAAEQDYHRSERFYGTFARTISLPAEVDPERATASYRNGILEIRIPKAAQQRQRRIPIDLH
- the yyaC gene encoding spore protease YyaC produces the protein MVTFPFLSRNSSLEPSPLAKVKYHYQDPLIVEKLSRALQEYLARLNPPPARPLVVVGIGTDRSTGDSLGPLVGSKLAAYPDLPVTVYGTLEDPVHASNLKEKLDLITTTFGDPFIMAIDACLGHSENVGSITLAPGALKPGAGVNKNLPAVGDLHFTGIVNVGGYMEYFVLQNTRLSLVMRMADQIALAIYRGVRHHFGLEGDLPAAQGFQ
- a CDS encoding YkvI family membrane protein, coding for MRWWAEAAVACAYIGAVIGAGFASGQELAQFFLILGPRAIPALLLTTALFALGGFFLRSSACRLRTQSYRDLVDPLLGRAGGMADAILIAFLFGTLVIMLAGAGAVVQEYMGVQAWLGSAVAAALTLAAVAGRSRGVLVINGALVPVLVAYLFLLGLGNLQWSFPAPLPGRSPLLAANWVLNGFLYVAYNMVGVIVLFTSLPAHEGGKWGAFCGGLILGFTALVLVMALGGLEPAEAAGPIPVLSLVRRRAPSWEGFYVFNLWIAMATSAVTSAFGLAERLAQGGRLPAPWAGLIIVGLALPASGLGFARLVAYLYPFFGYVVLLLLVAGAIRQCFNKLGRQI
- a CDS encoding DUF4446 family protein — its product is MDRIVALLTPYFPYAVLVSLLFAAVLLLLTLSLRAEVRRLDSRLKRLAGTGDGQELAAALERFRDIKEVKDTVERMEEKVADIIQYLEGTLCRVGMVRFNAFPDTGSELSFALAVLSKGGDGFILTSLYARDETRIFLKPVKRAKALYRLSDEEEKALEIALGLVTE